One region of Streptomyces sp. NBC_00442 genomic DNA includes:
- a CDS encoding trimeric intracellular cation channel family protein, whose protein sequence is MLHSLFSPSVQHILDLVGIFVFAISGALLAVRKNFDVFGIAVLAEVTALGGGLFRDLIIGAVPPAAFSDLGYFVTPLLAAVLVFFLHPEVERTQLAVNVFDAAGLGLFCVTGTTKAYDYGLGLTSSAALGLATAVGGGVLRDVLANEVPSLLRWDRDLYAVPAIVGSTMVVLFIRFDILNAGTSGLAVVTAFLLRIAALKYHWRAPRAWHRRSSTVEEV, encoded by the coding sequence GTGCTCCACTCACTGTTCAGCCCCTCCGTCCAGCACATCCTGGACCTCGTCGGAATATTCGTCTTCGCGATCTCCGGCGCCCTGCTCGCCGTGCGCAAGAACTTCGACGTGTTCGGCATCGCGGTGCTCGCCGAGGTCACCGCGCTGGGCGGAGGGCTGTTCCGCGACCTCATCATCGGGGCGGTCCCGCCTGCCGCCTTCTCCGACCTCGGCTACTTCGTGACCCCGCTGCTCGCCGCCGTGCTGGTCTTCTTCCTGCACCCCGAGGTCGAGCGCACCCAGCTCGCGGTCAACGTCTTCGACGCTGCGGGGCTCGGCCTGTTCTGCGTCACGGGCACCACCAAGGCGTACGACTACGGGCTCGGTCTGACCTCGTCGGCGGCCCTCGGCCTCGCCACGGCCGTGGGCGGCGGTGTGCTGCGCGACGTCCTCGCCAACGAGGTGCCCTCGCTGCTGCGCTGGGACCGCGACCTGTACGCGGTGCCGGCGATCGTCGGCTCCACGATGGTGGTGCTCTTCATCCGCTTCGACATCCTGAACGCGGGGACCAGCGGGCTCGCGGTGGTCACGGCGTTCCTGCTGCGCATCGCCGCCCTGAAGTACCACTGGCGGGCGCCGCGCGCCTGGCACCGGCGCAGCTCGACGGTGGAGGAGGTCTGA
- a CDS encoding M1 family metallopeptidase has product MALSRSARRSSRLLALATAVAAGFTIAAAPAASPGAPGIGDPYFPTMGNGGFDALHYDLGVSYNPDSGRLDGRTTVTARATQNLSRFDLDLQKLTVDSIRVNGKPADFSRTGDDIVITPRHRLAKGDEFEVTVVYGGVPQALNGPIVFGSDYGWMKTKDGVFVACEPNAASTWFPSSDHPSDKATYDIRIDAPKGLTGVSNGRLVDSHDRGGRSYYHWRESKPMATYLATASIGKFDVKTGRTPAGTPIYVAIDPVLANQNKVDVYAVTAEATDYWSKLFGPYPFEVTGAVVDDMPQAGFSLETQSKPSYSAVRSESTIVHELAHQWFGDSVSVDHWNDIWLNEGFATYAQWLWSEHRGTRTAHDSFLADYNSIPADDAFWKVEVADPQRDTMFSDAVYDRGAMMLQELRERIGDKAFFKLLPAWTTAHRYHNADTQDFVELAEKVSGQSLDDLFQKWVYDTGKPAL; this is encoded by the coding sequence ATGGCACTCTCCCGTTCGGCACGTCGTAGCTCCCGGCTGCTCGCCCTCGCCACCGCGGTGGCCGCCGGGTTCACGATCGCCGCAGCGCCCGCCGCCTCACCGGGCGCCCCGGGCATCGGTGACCCGTACTTCCCCACCATGGGCAACGGCGGTTTCGACGCGCTGCATTACGACCTCGGTGTCAGCTACAACCCCGATTCCGGGCGCCTCGACGGGCGCACCACGGTGACCGCCCGCGCCACCCAGAACCTCTCCCGTTTCGACCTCGACCTCCAGAAGCTGACCGTCGACTCGATCCGGGTGAACGGCAAGCCCGCCGACTTCAGCAGAACCGGTGACGACATCGTCATCACCCCGCGCCACCGGCTCGCCAAGGGCGACGAGTTCGAGGTCACGGTCGTCTACGGCGGGGTGCCGCAGGCGCTCAACGGGCCCATCGTCTTCGGCTCGGACTACGGCTGGATGAAGACCAAGGACGGCGTCTTCGTGGCCTGCGAGCCCAATGCCGCCTCCACCTGGTTCCCCTCCAGCGACCACCCCTCCGACAAGGCCACCTACGACATCCGCATCGATGCCCCCAAGGGCCTCACCGGCGTGTCCAACGGCCGTCTGGTGGACTCGCACGACCGCGGCGGACGCTCGTACTACCACTGGCGCGAGTCCAAGCCGATGGCGACCTACCTCGCCACCGCCTCCATAGGCAAGTTCGACGTGAAGACGGGCAGGACGCCCGCGGGCACCCCGATCTACGTGGCCATCGACCCGGTCCTCGCCAACCAGAACAAGGTCGACGTGTACGCGGTGACCGCCGAGGCCACCGACTACTGGTCCAAGCTGTTCGGGCCCTACCCCTTCGAGGTGACCGGCGCGGTCGTCGACGACATGCCGCAGGCCGGGTTCTCCCTGGAGACGCAGTCCAAGCCCAGCTATTCGGCGGTGCGGTCCGAGTCGACCATCGTGCACGAGCTCGCGCACCAGTGGTTCGGCGACTCCGTCTCGGTCGACCACTGGAACGACATCTGGCTCAACGAGGGCTTCGCCACCTACGCCCAGTGGCTGTGGTCCGAGCACCGCGGCACCAGGACGGCGCACGACTCCTTCCTCGCGGACTACAACTCGATCCCGGCCGACGACGCCTTCTGGAAGGTCGAGGTCGCCGACCCGCAGCGCGACACGATGTTCTCCGACGCCGTCTACGACCGGGGCGCGATGATGCTCCAGGAGCTGCGCGAACGCATCGGTGACAAGGCGTTCTTCAAGCTGCTCCCGGCCTGGACCACGGCGCACCGCTACCACAACGCCGACACCCAGGACTTCGTCGAGCTGGCCGAGAAGGTCTCGGGCCAGTCGCTCGACGACCTGTTCCAGAAGTGGGTCTACGACACCGGCAAGCCCGCTCTCTGA